A genome region from Carassius carassius chromosome 23, fCarCar2.1, whole genome shotgun sequence includes the following:
- the LOC132101527 gene encoding ras-related protein Rab-11A-like produces the protein MGTRDDEYDYLFKVVLIGDSGVGKSNLLSRFTRNEFNLESKSTIGVEFATRSIQVDGKTVKAQIWDTAGQERYRAITSAYYRGAVGALLVYDIAKHLTYENVERWLKELRDHADTNIVIMLVGNKSDLRHLRAVPTDEARAFAEKNGLSFLETSALDSTNVETAFQTILTEIYRIVSQKQMSDRRDNDMSPSNNVVSIQVQPTENKPKMQCCQSI, from the exons tggtcctgattggagACTCTGGTGTGGGGAAGAGTAACCTGTTGTCACGTTTCACCCGAAATGAATTCAACCTTGAGAGCAAAAGCACTATTGGAGTAGAGTTCGCTACACGTAGCATTCAGGTGGATGGAAAGACGGTGAAAGCTCAGATCTGGGACACAGCCGGACAGGAACGTTACCGGGCCATCACTTCAGC GTATTACCGGGGAGCTGTTGGGGCCCTTCTAGTGTATGACATCGCCAAGCACCTGACCTATGAAAATGTGGAGCGCTGGCTTAAAGAGCTGAGAGACCACGCAGACACCAACATAGTCATCATGCTCGTGGGCAATAAAAGCGACTTGCGTCACCTTCGGGCCGTGCCCACCGACGAAGCACGTGCTTTTGCAG AGAAAAATGGTCTGTCCTTCCTAGAGACCTCAGCCTTGGATTCCACTAATGTAGAGACCGCTTTTCAGACCATCCTGACTG AAATCTACCGGATCGTATCCCAAAAGCAGATGTCTGACCGCCGGGACAATGACATGTCACCAAGCAACAATGTGGTGTCCATCCAGGTGCAACCTACTGAGAATAAACCAAAGATGCAGTGCTGCCAGAGCATCTAG